One window from the genome of Myxococcales bacterium encodes:
- a CDS encoding ATP-dependent DNA helicase, whose protein sequence is MATFAEQVAQQWSAWDELPSVATGLSARAGQREMSVAVAQAIEARQALLVEAGTGTGKSLAYLVPAVLSGKRVVIATATKALQDQLVARELPRLWQLGLAPVPHQVLKGVGNYVCQRRFALAVLGRQPDQVARVDDLRAWHASTATGDLAEVTWRAPGDPRWRDVTTTAEARLGAKCPFSSTCFVTAARRQAERAKLIFVNHALYFADLSLRRRGSQTARVVPDHDIVIFDEAHGLEEVATEHFTRRLFAPEVFEFLRRAAAEAAPNLFSAANGQGASGALPHLSHAEAAFRELFAAYAVRLTQVAAAASASGGERGDRVDRLELPAGFMAASAVQAAYFALDTALDQLVRWSDNYVEAASAAGDAPSEAILGAVRRAAQWRDDLALLHEQRDPGYVYWAQRDRGVTVGASPIDVRDVLGRHVVRQPQATPIFTSATFTVQQSFAFVRERWGLFADDARELLVPSPFDYGTQALLYIARDLPPPGLEAIGEAALRRLAELLAITDGHAFALFTSHRSLAAAAAWLRTHVDYPLLVQGEAPSPQLLDQFRAVPRSVLLGTGQFWEGVDVPGAALSHVIIDRLPFAPPTEPVAQARARLAEQRGEDPFAGQALPDAAIALRQGIGRLLRASDDCGLISVLDPRLVTKQYGRVFLESLPRELPRTAVIEQARRWWRDRPGAATAPSATPSDPASPPAPR, encoded by the coding sequence ATGGCAACGTTCGCGGAGCAGGTCGCGCAGCAGTGGTCGGCCTGGGACGAATTGCCCTCGGTGGCGACAGGCCTGTCCGCGCGCGCCGGCCAGCGCGAAATGTCAGTCGCGGTGGCGCAGGCCATCGAAGCGCGGCAGGCGCTCTTGGTCGAGGCCGGCACGGGCACCGGCAAGAGCCTGGCGTACTTGGTGCCCGCGGTGCTCAGCGGCAAGCGCGTGGTCATCGCGACGGCGACCAAGGCGTTGCAAGATCAACTGGTCGCACGCGAGTTGCCGCGCCTATGGCAGCTCGGCCTAGCGCCGGTGCCGCATCAGGTGCTCAAGGGCGTTGGAAATTACGTTTGCCAGCGGCGCTTTGCGCTCGCGGTGCTGGGGCGGCAGCCCGACCAGGTCGCGCGGGTTGACGACTTGCGCGCGTGGCATGCCAGCACCGCAACGGGCGACCTTGCCGAGGTCACCTGGCGCGCGCCAGGCGATCCGCGCTGGAGGGACGTCACCACCACCGCCGAGGCGCGGCTTGGCGCAAAGTGTCCGTTTAGTTCGACCTGCTTTGTCACCGCGGCGCGGCGGCAGGCCGAGCGCGCCAAGCTGATCTTCGTCAACCACGCGCTGTATTTTGCGGATCTGTCGTTGCGGCGCCGCGGCAGCCAGACCGCGCGCGTCGTGCCCGATCACGACATCGTGATCTTCGACGAAGCGCATGGGCTTGAAGAGGTGGCAACCGAGCATTTCACGCGCCGCCTGTTTGCGCCTGAGGTCTTTGAGTTCCTGCGCCGTGCCGCGGCAGAGGCGGCGCCGAATTTGTTTAGCGCAGCGAACGGGCAGGGTGCCTCCGGCGCGCTGCCTCACCTTAGCCATGCCGAGGCGGCGTTTCGCGAGCTATTTGCGGCGTATGCGGTGAGGCTGACTCAGGTCGCCGCGGCCGCGAGTGCGAGCGGTGGCGAGCGAGGCGATCGTGTTGATCGCCTCGAACTTCCCGCCGGCTTCATGGCGGCCAGCGCCGTACAAGCCGCCTACTTTGCGCTCGACACCGCGCTCGATCAGCTTGTCCGGTGGTCGGACAATTACGTCGAGGCCGCGAGCGCGGCGGGCGACGCGCCCAGCGAGGCCATCCTCGGCGCGGTGCGACGCGCGGCGCAGTGGCGCGACGACTTGGCGCTGCTGCACGAGCAACGCGACCCGGGCTATGTGTATTGGGCGCAGCGAGATCGGGGCGTCACGGTTGGCGCCTCGCCCATCGACGTCCGCGACGTGCTCGGTCGTCACGTGGTGCGGCAGCCGCAGGCAACGCCGATCTTTACCTCGGCCACCTTTACCGTGCAGCAATCCTTTGCGTTCGTGCGCGAGCGCTGGGGCCTGTTTGCTGACGACGCCCGCGAGCTGCTCGTGCCCTCGCCGTTTGACTACGGCACGCAGGCGCTGCTCTACATCGCGCGCGACTTGCCACCGCCAGGGCTTGAGGCTATTGGCGAGGCGGCCCTGCGCCGCTTGGCCGAGCTGCTCGCCATCACCGATGGTCACGCGTTTGCGCTGTTTACCAGCCATCGCTCGCTCGCGGCGGCGGCGGCGTGGCTGCGGACGCACGTCGATTATCCGCTGCTCGTGCAAGGCGAGGCGCCGAGCCCACAGCTCCTCGATCAATTCCGCGCCGTGCCGCGATCGGTCTTGCTCGGGACGGGGCAATTTTGGGAGGGCGTCGATGTGCCGGGCGCAGCGTTGTCGCACGTGATCATTGATCGCTTGCCGTTTGCGCCACCAACCGAGCCGGTAGCGCAGGCCCGCGCACGCCTCGCCGAGCAGCGGGGCGAAGATCCATTTGCCGGCCAGGCGCTGCCTGACGCGGCCATCGCGCTGCGGCAAGGCATCGGCCGCTTGCTGCGCGCCAGCGACGATTGCGGCCTCATCTCGGTGCTCGATCCGCGCCTGGTGACCAAGCAATATGGCCGCGTCTTCCTTGAATCGCTGCCACGCGAGCTGCCGCGCACCGCCGTCATCGAGCAGGCGCGACGATGGTGGCGCGATCGGCCGGGGGCAGCCACGGCCCCATCCGCGACACCATCTGATCCAGCGTCGCCGCCAGCGCCGCGGTGA
- the folK gene encoding 2-amino-4-hydroxy-6-hydroxymethyldihydropteridine diphosphokinase produces the protein MTNIVLGLGGNVDADAAIIARFDAVADAMAALGEVTRSSLYRTAAVGGPRQPDYINAALLVRLPDTLEVPTPADLLLRTRQLEHALGRDRARELRWGPRTIDIDILLYGHQTLDLDVGGNPLTVPHARLLARRFALEPTIELLGDGFIHPVSRRTLTAALAATLDQMVSRMGPWLPPADRATIVAPAR, from the coding sequence ATGACCAATATCGTGCTGGGCTTGGGAGGTAACGTCGATGCCGACGCCGCGATCATCGCGCGCTTTGACGCGGTGGCCGACGCGATGGCCGCGCTGGGCGAGGTGACGCGGTCGTCGCTGTATCGCACCGCGGCGGTCGGCGGCCCGCGCCAACCCGATTATATTAATGCGGCGCTATTAGTCCGGTTACCGGACACACTGGAGGTGCCGACGCCAGCCGACTTGCTGCTGCGCACGCGGCAGCTCGAACATGCGCTCGGCCGCGATCGCGCGCGCGAGCTGCGCTGGGGCCCGCGCACCATCGATATTGATATTTTGTTGTATGGTCACCAAACCCTCGACCTCGACGTCGGCGGCAACCCGCTGACCGTGCCACACGCGCGCCTGCTCGCCCGCCGCTTCGCGCTAGAGCCGACCATTGAGCTGCTCGGCGATGGCTTTATTCATCCCGTCAGCCGGCGCACGCTCACCGCGGCGCTGGCGGCGACGCTGGATCAGATGGTGTCGCGGATGGGGCCGTGGCTGCCCCCGGCCGATCGCGCCACCATCGTCGCGCCTGCTCGATGA
- a CDS encoding fumarylacetoacetate hydrolase family protein, which produces MKLPWFTGPRAPGPAAADSSAQATTSLGAHTKTTAPFVLKEIAPSKIIGIGVNYRAHAAEMGKPLPSEPLMFLKPPSALLAPGEPIVRPMAYEQVHFEGELAVVIGSKCVRVAASDALAHVAGYTCMNDVTVRDLQKSDGQWARAKGFDSFAPVGPAIVAGLTPNNLSIKTFVNGVLRQDSNTSDMVFDVAALIAFASRHMTLMPGDIITTGTPAGVGNLAPGDVVTIEIQGIGALTNPVIASASPV; this is translated from the coding sequence ATGAAACTGCCATGGTTCACCGGGCCACGAGCGCCCGGCCCTGCCGCCGCCGACAGTTCGGCACAGGCCACGACATCGCTGGGCGCTCATACCAAGACGACCGCACCATTTGTGCTCAAGGAAATAGCGCCGAGCAAGATTATCGGCATTGGCGTCAACTATCGCGCGCACGCCGCCGAGATGGGCAAGCCTTTGCCGAGCGAGCCCTTGATGTTTCTCAAGCCACCCTCGGCGCTGCTGGCACCAGGCGAGCCGATCGTGCGCCCCATGGCCTATGAGCAGGTTCATTTCGAGGGCGAATTGGCGGTGGTGATTGGCAGCAAATGCGTCCGCGTTGCCGCCAGCGACGCGCTGGCGCACGTGGCGGGCTATACGTGCATGAACGACGTCACGGTGCGCGACTTGCAAAAAAGCGACGGCCAGTGGGCGCGCGCCAAGGGCTTTGACAGCTTTGCGCCCGTCGGCCCCGCGATCGTCGCGGGCCTTACGCCCAACAACCTGTCGATCAAGACCTTCGTCAACGGCGTCTTGCGGCAGGATTCAAACACCTCCGACATGGTGTTTGACGTCGCCGCCCTGATTGCCTTTGCCAGCCGCCATATGACCCTCATGCCAGGCGACATCATCACCACCGGCACGCCGGCGGGCGTGGGCAACTTGGCGCCTGGTGACGTGGTCACCATCGAGATCCAAGGAATCGGCGCGCTCACCAATCCCGTGATCGCGAGCGCGTCGCCCGTATGA
- a CDS encoding FHA domain-containing protein, whose translation MADERAAEGRLVRAAVMVIDGPDEGQRFSLDPGKSLRIGRGLDNDAVLSDKSVSRNHVEFIASEAGLVAQDLGSNNGTMLNGNVIVAPTPLAQHDKIEIGFTVLRVELVREAIPEPTGQKKFTPPVVEPRPVAPAPRARPAPVQVVLTPTEMKALPLPGMPSVTMPAPMAIPTPTPRAPLAPLPPVAARVLTPRSPMPAVPGAPPVWPIAAEPPAAPPAPAPAPAATKRARTDLDALLDPVVAELPPTLAESAPTPMPTAAPALADVPLPTPALPLPAARLLAPPPADDLAWMALDAGDKLDPALKLGRKSGISLTAIAVVLVIFGLAAFVIAKGGMGGEPATNAGASATYGDPDATGSKSGDTTPSTTAAGSDQRSAGSSEAQQRALVLYGKREFAGAARALAGISDQATKEMHRDFSQLQTLLDKATAQASHDIVVAFEALRQAREIDKRYGAAHSRWLDAQAIAHFELLGRSLLTQQRYEDARALADILVVERPKDATTAMLLAALNDKAAALIKQARGTKPAEARALLEHAKALASSGSDAYRAATKALAAL comes from the coding sequence ATGGCCGACGAGCGCGCTGCCGAGGGACGATTGGTGCGCGCCGCCGTGATGGTGATCGACGGGCCCGATGAGGGTCAGCGGTTTTCCCTCGACCCAGGCAAGTCGCTGCGGATTGGCCGCGGCCTCGACAACGATGCGGTGCTCAGCGACAAGTCGGTATCGCGCAACCACGTCGAATTCATCGCGAGCGAGGCCGGCCTGGTCGCACAAGACCTCGGCAGCAACAACGGGACCATGCTCAATGGCAACGTCATCGTGGCGCCGACGCCGCTGGCCCAACACGATAAGATCGAGATCGGCTTCACGGTGCTGCGCGTCGAGCTGGTGCGCGAGGCTATACCGGAGCCCACCGGACAAAAAAAATTCACGCCACCTGTGGTCGAGCCTCGGCCCGTCGCGCCGGCGCCTCGCGCAAGGCCCGCGCCGGTGCAGGTGGTGTTGACGCCCACTGAAATGAAGGCGCTGCCGCTGCCCGGCATGCCCTCGGTGACCATGCCCGCACCCATGGCGATCCCCACACCGACACCGCGTGCGCCGCTCGCGCCCCTGCCACCGGTTGCGGCACGGGTGTTGACGCCACGCTCGCCGATGCCAGCCGTCCCCGGGGCGCCGCCGGTCTGGCCGATCGCAGCCGAGCCACCAGCGGCACCGCCGGCGCCCGCGCCTGCACCGGCCGCCACGAAACGCGCGCGCACCGATCTTGACGCCTTGCTCGATCCGGTCGTCGCTGAGCTACCGCCGACGCTGGCGGAGTCTGCGCCAACGCCAATGCCCACTGCCGCACCCGCGCTTGCCGACGTGCCGCTGCCAACGCCTGCGCTGCCGTTGCCGGCCGCGCGCCTGCTAGCCCCGCCACCCGCAGACGATCTGGCATGGATGGCGCTCGATGCCGGCGATAAGCTCGATCCGGCGCTTAAGCTGGGACGTAAGTCAGGAATTTCGCTGACGGCCATCGCGGTGGTGCTCGTAATTTTTGGCCTTGCCGCCTTTGTTATCGCCAAGGGCGGCATGGGCGGCGAGCCGGCCACCAACGCCGGCGCATCCGCGACATACGGCGATCCGGACGCGACGGGCAGCAAATCCGGGGACACCACGCCAAGCACAACGGCCGCGGGCAGCGACCAACGCAGCGCGGGCAGCTCAGAGGCGCAGCAACGCGCCTTGGTGCTCTACGGCAAACGCGAATTTGCCGGCGCGGCGCGCGCGCTTGCCGGCATTTCCGACCAAGCGACCAAGGAAATGCACCGCGACTTTTCGCAGCTGCAGACGCTGCTCGACAAGGCGACCGCGCAGGCCAGCCACGACATCGTGGTGGCGTTCGAGGCGCTGCGGCAGGCGCGCGAAATCGACAAGCGCTATGGCGCAGCCCATAGTCGCTGGCTCGATGCGCAGGCCATCGCGCATTTCGAATTGCTTGGGCGCAGCCTGCTGACGCAACAACGCTATGAAGACGCACGCGCGCTCGCTGACATTCTGGTGGTAGAGCGCCCCAAGGATGCGACGACCGCGATGTTGCTCGCCGCGCTAAACGACAAGGCGGCGGCGTTAATCAAGCAGGCGCGAGGGACGAAGCCCGCGGAGGCGCGCGCCTTGCTCGAACATGCCAAGGCCTTAGCGTCGAGTGGCAGCGACGCGTACCGTGCGGCCACCAAGGCGCTGGCCGCGCTTTGA
- a CDS encoding N-acetyltransferase, protein MPAAHAKGTRPDKPTVARPPVMVHPTAMVERGARIGRGTQIWHQSHVRRTAIIGEACMIGYGCYIDATLGRGCRVQNHASIFAGVELRDEVFIGPGVMFSNVKRPRAMRPQRDAFVPTLVERGATLGAGVTVVCGVTIGAYAMVGAGATVTRDVPPHALVVGTPARVIGYVCACGQPAKARAPHVCAACAAVATATSSGRRATSKRGQRLGGRTVRVAATRR, encoded by the coding sequence ATGCCCGCCGCGCACGCCAAGGGAACCCGCCCCGATAAGCCCACGGTGGCGCGGCCGCCCGTAATGGTTCATCCAACCGCGATGGTCGAACGCGGCGCGCGGATTGGCCGCGGCACGCAAATCTGGCACCAGTCGCACGTTCGCCGCACGGCCATCATCGGCGAGGCGTGCATGATCGGTTACGGCTGCTACATCGACGCGACGCTCGGACGCGGCTGTCGCGTGCAGAACCACGCGTCGATCTTTGCCGGCGTCGAGTTGCGCGACGAGGTGTTTATTGGCCCCGGCGTGATGTTTAGCAACGTCAAGCGCCCGCGCGCGATGCGGCCGCAGCGCGATGCCTTTGTGCCGACGCTGGTCGAGCGCGGCGCGACGCTCGGTGCCGGCGTCACCGTGGTGTGCGGCGTCACCATCGGCGCGTACGCGATGGTTGGCGCCGGCGCCACCGTCACGCGCGATGTGCCGCCGCACGCCTTGGTGGTCGGCACGCCGGCGCGCGTGATCGGTTATGTTTGCGCCTGTGGCCAGCCGGCCAAAGCGCGGGCGCCACATGTTTGCGCGGCCTGCGCGGCGGTGGCAACCGCGACTAGCTCCGGCCGCCGCGCCACCTCAAAGCGCGGCCAGCGCCTTGGTGGCCGCACGGTACGCGTCGCTGCCACTCGACGCTAA
- a CDS encoding site-specific DNA-methyltransferase, with the protein MPRRPPKQAMPLATPPDLEGPLAPMRQALALPAGALWRADARDLLGSLADASVDLVIADPPYAIGKAAWDVFPSLEAYVEWCDAWLAEVRRVLRPTGSAYVFGFSEILAEIKARSHRRFDACKWLVWHYKNKANLGRDWGRSHESILHLRRHACRGIHIDDVRIPYNEHTSRYPQRTQAVSSQYARPVRPAAPPRGDDAPPQVDVPPAREAWQPHPLGAKPRDVLEVATLCNGTAEKTAHVTQKPEALIATLMRASSRPGELVVDPFCGSGTTAAVAMSLGRRFIVGDASAPYVGVARGRLQAHQSK; encoded by the coding sequence GTGCCGCGTCGACCACCTAAGCAGGCCATGCCGCTGGCGACGCCACCCGATCTCGAGGGGCCGCTGGCGCCGATGAGGCAGGCCTTGGCGCTGCCGGCGGGCGCGTTGTGGCGTGCCGATGCGCGCGATCTACTCGGCTCGCTCGCCGACGCGTCGGTCGACCTCGTCATCGCCGATCCGCCCTATGCCATCGGCAAGGCGGCCTGGGACGTCTTCCCTTCGCTCGAGGCCTACGTCGAGTGGTGCGACGCGTGGTTGGCGGAGGTGCGCCGTGTGCTGCGGCCGACCGGCTCGGCCTACGTCTTTGGCTTCTCGGAGATCTTGGCCGAGATCAAGGCGCGCAGCCATCGCCGATTTGATGCCTGCAAGTGGCTTGTCTGGCACTATAAAAACAAGGCCAACCTTGGGCGCGATTGGGGTCGCTCCCACGAGTCTATCCTGCATCTACGGCGCCACGCGTGCCGCGGCATCCATATTGATGATGTCCGAATTCCGTACAATGAGCACACGTCGCGCTATCCGCAGCGCACGCAGGCGGTGAGCTCGCAATATGCGCGTCCGGTCCGACCGGCGGCGCCGCCGCGCGGCGATGACGCGCCGCCGCAGGTCGACGTGCCGCCGGCGCGCGAGGCATGGCAGCCTCATCCGCTCGGCGCCAAGCCGCGCGACGTGCTCGAGGTCGCCACCCTGTGTAATGGCACCGCCGAGAAGACCGCGCACGTCACGCAAAAGCCCGAGGCCTTGATCGCGACGCTGATGCGCGCGTCGAGCCGCCCCGGGGAGCTCGTCGTCGATCCCTTTTGCGGCTCCGGCACCACGGCCGCGGTCGCGATGTCGCTCGGGCGACGCTTCATCGTCGGCGATGCCAGCGCGCCCTATGTCGGCGTCGCGCGCGGGCGCTTGCAGGCGCACCAAAGTAAGTGA
- a CDS encoding tetratricopeptide repeat protein: MKQLTCGACGATQSLADGDLPAGAKEVACQACGVAIAVRPIGFGPALAAFDAEDGDGDDVLDLPAPRRASPLAGAPTGAGQPLPSLGLELDALQELPTVNEAPASNKTAFGIATGPAPRDMGDLPAPKTAKTGLSALAGLGDLPAPKGPAAASGPFGDLPAPKGPVGSGGPFGDLPAPKGPVGSGGPFGDLPAPKGPVGGAFGDLPAPKGPVGGAFGNLPTPKGPVGGGGIADLPAPKGPAGAFADLPAPKAPAAAPPLNLGHAALDMLDLPSPAAPAANSLTPKLEQGLTAKPSDLFADLPLPSPAAPPKVASGASLDLLGDLPKPISTHAPSSGGGKALDLDDLDLEQPSTPAATAGGKAEPLAPPPIAKPAAGAAVPNLDLGDFGGLDLPSSSASSSSQPSQRAAAAQSVSDAMASNAAAAASGASGASVTEGRNKTEVDFGTSTDDLDLSLGSDKQAAPAFGMPSSSTKSSAPAANPDGPATKIDISSKKSKGELTKRAKLIAVGVGVAVLLVISGGIYGYLKWSAAKELETKIANLLVDARTELSRGNTGHWDKAVTIANEVLALQPNNSDALGIAAQGLLAGYLDEGVDGARRLGQVKNLIAKMGTAKGNDVEMAQALKLLALDTGQGERALQRLETVVAADPGNKQVALYQGWAYLSARKWKAAQVAFERSLAAAPERQIPELIGRAEAKAMLGDREGARADYAKVLEKDKDHIGAQVGLAAAMPPSDYARRESDLVALLARPDIEKADARAVLKAWGLAADEALRAGRLEVAADRYRKALAISGDDFAATLGLAKLALRQDRVDEAERQVLRALDRDKADIAARMLHVEVLIAKGNPNEARGVMDNLIADANATTNASIKSRVLVLRGEMLEAEGGKPDDVIALYQEAVATAETGDYGPPVAAANGLGRLAAKADAEKQPELAKQYRAKAEEFLTAISSLANNDPATALTLGVAYTTTGAPARGEEWLRKALASRPGDIETNFQLAVALSRQGKRQEAINVFAKTFAMDGSRLDVGLQYALELEAAARDGEAGDLYAKLVSSRDVTLDIRARAGRFWARQGDIDKAKEQGDQILEVAPEYPAGLFLKAEGLLKAGKLDEARRFFTRASDEDGEAQYFDGLGRACEALGADGDLRYKDEAIRAYGKASEIDPKMFNSLSGLGRLHLERVAFEKALVAYTAAETLLPSDPGVLFGKGAALQGLRRYQDALAALTKAVAITPTADAYYKIAQVNRDLERTAASASALSSATRMGIEQETKTGKKVEWLSEAMWMSGFLENQLGNDASACRAWKLFIARNPTEKARVTEATRTMMGFRGCL; encoded by the coding sequence ATGAAACAGCTCACGTGCGGCGCGTGCGGCGCGACTCAATCTTTGGCTGATGGCGACCTGCCGGCTGGCGCAAAGGAGGTCGCGTGTCAGGCCTGTGGCGTTGCGATCGCGGTGCGTCCAATTGGTTTTGGTCCTGCGCTCGCCGCCTTTGACGCCGAAGATGGCGATGGCGACGATGTCCTTGATTTGCCAGCGCCTCGGCGCGCTTCACCGTTGGCCGGCGCGCCGACTGGCGCGGGCCAACCGCTGCCATCGCTCGGTCTTGAGCTCGATGCCTTGCAGGAATTGCCAACCGTCAACGAGGCACCTGCTAGCAACAAGACCGCGTTCGGCATCGCGACGGGGCCTGCGCCGCGCGATATGGGTGATTTGCCCGCACCGAAAACTGCCAAGACGGGCTTGTCGGCGCTCGCAGGCCTAGGCGATCTCCCCGCGCCCAAAGGGCCGGCCGCCGCGAGTGGACCGTTTGGCGACCTGCCCGCGCCCAAAGGCCCCGTCGGCAGCGGTGGACCGTTCGGCGATCTGCCCGCGCCCAAAGGCCCGGTCGGCAGCGGCGGACCCTTCGGCGATTTGCCCGCACCCAAGGGTCCCGTTGGTGGCGCATTTGGCGACTTGCCGGCGCCCAAGGGTCCCGTTGGTGGTGCGTTTGGAAATTTGCCGACGCCCAAAGGTCCAGTCGGGGGCGGAGGCATTGCCGATTTGCCCGCGCCTAAGGGTCCCGCCGGCGCTTTTGCCGATCTGCCGGCACCTAAGGCGCCAGCCGCCGCGCCGCCGCTCAATCTCGGCCACGCCGCGCTCGACATGCTGGATCTGCCAAGCCCAGCCGCGCCTGCCGCCAATTCGTTAACCCCAAAGCTCGAACAGGGCCTCACCGCCAAGCCGTCCGATCTTTTTGCGGATCTGCCACTGCCATCGCCCGCGGCGCCGCCGAAGGTAGCCAGTGGCGCGAGCCTCGATCTGCTCGGTGACTTGCCCAAGCCAATCTCGACGCACGCACCAAGCAGCGGAGGCGGCAAGGCGCTAGATCTCGACGATCTAGATCTGGAACAACCAAGTACGCCTGCCGCCACCGCTGGGGGCAAGGCCGAGCCGCTTGCACCGCCCCCGATCGCCAAACCCGCCGCGGGCGCCGCCGTGCCAAACCTCGACTTGGGTGATTTTGGCGGCCTCGATTTGCCAAGCAGCAGCGCGAGCTCGAGCAGCCAACCAAGTCAGCGTGCAGCCGCGGCCCAATCGGTGTCTGATGCGATGGCCTCAAATGCCGCCGCCGCGGCGTCCGGCGCGTCTGGCGCGTCGGTCACTGAGGGTCGCAACAAGACCGAAGTAGATTTCGGCACCTCGACCGACGACCTCGACCTCTCGCTTGGCAGCGACAAACAGGCCGCGCCTGCCTTTGGCATGCCGAGCAGCTCAACTAAATCCTCGGCCCCCGCGGCGAACCCCGACGGCCCTGCGACAAAAATTGATATTTCGTCAAAGAAAAGCAAGGGCGAGCTTACCAAGCGCGCCAAGCTCATCGCGGTCGGCGTGGGCGTTGCGGTGCTGCTCGTGATCAGCGGTGGGATCTACGGCTATCTCAAGTGGTCAGCGGCTAAGGAGCTCGAAACCAAGATCGCCAATCTGCTGGTGGACGCCCGCACCGAGCTGTCGCGCGGCAATACCGGTCATTGGGATAAGGCGGTGACCATTGCGAACGAAGTGCTCGCGCTACAACCAAACAATTCCGACGCGCTCGGCATCGCGGCGCAAGGCTTGCTCGCCGGTTATCTCGATGAAGGGGTTGATGGCGCGCGCAGGCTCGGTCAGGTCAAGAACCTGATTGCCAAGATGGGCACCGCCAAAGGCAACGACGTCGAAATGGCGCAGGCGCTCAAATTGCTTGCGCTCGATACCGGCCAAGGTGAACGCGCGTTGCAACGGCTCGAGACCGTGGTGGCGGCTGATCCAGGCAACAAGCAGGTGGCCTTGTATCAAGGCTGGGCGTATCTGTCGGCGCGCAAGTGGAAGGCCGCACAAGTCGCGTTTGAGCGCTCGCTGGCCGCCGCGCCCGAACGCCAAATACCCGAACTCATCGGCCGCGCCGAAGCCAAGGCCATGCTCGGCGATCGGGAAGGCGCGCGCGCTGATTACGCCAAGGTGCTGGAAAAAGATAAGGACCATATCGGCGCGCAGGTAGGCCTCGCCGCCGCGATGCCGCCGTCTGATTACGCGCGTCGCGAATCAGATCTCGTCGCGCTCTTGGCGCGGCCTGACATCGAAAAGGCCGATGCTCGCGCCGTGCTCAAGGCGTGGGGCCTGGCCGCCGACGAAGCGCTGCGCGCCGGCCGCCTCGAGGTCGCCGCCGATCGCTATCGCAAGGCGCTGGCGATCTCGGGTGACGATTTTGCGGCGACGCTTGGCCTTGCCAAGCTCGCGTTGCGACAAGACCGCGTCGACGAGGCCGAACGCCAGGTGTTGCGCGCGCTCGACCGCGACAAGGCCGATATTGCGGCGCGCATGTTGCACGTCGAAGTGCTCATCGCCAAGGGCAACCCCAACGAGGCCCGCGGCGTTATGGACAACCTAATCGCCGATGCGAACGCGACGACCAATGCCAGCATCAAGAGCCGCGTCTTGGTTTTGCGCGGCGAAATGCTCGAGGCCGAGGGCGGCAAGCCCGACGACGTCATCGCGCTCTATCAGGAGGCCGTCGCCACCGCCGAAACCGGCGACTACGGCCCACCTGTCGCGGCTGCCAACGGGCTAGGCAGACTCGCCGCCAAGGCCGACGCCGAAAAGCAACCCGAGCTCGCCAAGCAATATCGCGCCAAGGCCGAAGAATTCTTAACCGCCATCTCGAGCCTCGCCAACAACGATCCGGCGACGGCGCTCACGCTGGGCGTCGCCTATACCACCACCGGCGCGCCCGCGCGCGGCGAGGAATGGTTGCGCAAGGCGCTCGCCTCGCGCCCCGGCGACATCGAAACAAACTTTCAATTAGCGGTCGCGCTGTCGCGCCAGGGCAAGCGGCAAGAGGCCATCAACGTCTTCGCCAAGACCTTCGCGATGGACGGCTCGCGGCTCGACGTCGGGCTGCAATACGCGCTCGAGCTCGAGGCGGCAGCGCGCGATGGCGAGGCGGGCGATCTCTACGCTAAGCTCGTATCGTCGCGCGACGTAACGCTCGACATTCGCGCGCGCGCGGGGCGCTTTTGGGCGCGCCAAGGCGACATAGACAAGGCCAAGGAGCAAGGCGATCAAATTCTCGAGGTTGCGCCCGAATACCCCGCGGGCCTCTTTCTCAAGGCCGAAGGCCTGCTCAAGGCTGGCAAGCTCGACGAGGCGCGCCGCTTCTTCACGCGCGCCAGCGATGAAGATGGCGAGGCGCAATACTTTGACGGACTGGGACGCGCCTGCGAAGCGCTCGGCGCCGATGGCGACCTTCGCTACAAGGACGAAGCCATTCGCGCCTATGGCAAGGCCTCGGAGATCGATCCAAAAATGTTTAACTCGCTGTCGGGCCTGGGTCGCCTGCACCTCGAGCGCGTCGCCTTTGAGAAGGCGCTCGTGGCATATACGGCCGCCGAGACGCTGCTGCCGAGTGATCCCGGGGTGCTGTTTGGCAAGGGGGCGGCGCTGCAAGGCCTGCGTCGTTATCAAGACGCGCTGGCGGCGCTGACCAAGGCCGTGGCCATCACGCCGACCGCGGATGCGTATTACAAGATCGCCCAGGTCAATCGCGATCTCGAGCGCACCGCCGCGTCCGCCTCCGCGCTGAGCAGCGCGACGCGCATGGGCATCGAGCAGGAGACCAAGACCGGCAAGAAGGTCGAATGGTTGTCCGAAGCCATGTGGATGTCGGGCTTCCTTGAAAACCAGCTCGGCAACGACGCGTCCGCGTGTCGCGCGTGGAAACTCTTTATCGCGCGCAACCCCACCGAGAAGGCTCGCGTCACAGAGGCCACGCGCACCATGATGGGCTTTCGCGGCTGTCTGTAG